A genomic window from Haladaptatus caseinilyticus includes:
- the hemA gene encoding glutamyl-tRNA reductase: MTTTGGVISGVRVSHDRASLDDVAAACHADQQEIVARLVKEPCVTEAFALQTCNRFEAYIVTDTPSAGGEVLQGFAPDVADHAVVTMGHEESLRHLLRVTAGLESIVLGEDQIIGQVRESYKSARSIGAIGPMLEEALMKAIHVGERARTETAINEGVVSVGSAAVALADEHRDLDGATALVVGAGEMGTIAAHALADANIETLIVANRSVERAETVAEEVSIPDARAVGLTALPACLPRTDVVVTATGSDGYVLDADLLSGSDETLVVDIAQPRDVSPAVAALDGVSVHDMAALESVTDETRNRRRAAAESVETMVDREFENLLEQYKRKRADEAIAAMYEGAERVKERELQTALARLDAKGLDDDQQAIVESMADALLSQLLAPPTKSLRDAAAKDDWTTINTALQLFSPETAEEPPEFVAKQLESAADD; this comes from the coding sequence GTGACAACAACAGGTGGCGTAATCTCGGGCGTGCGGGTTTCCCACGACCGAGCGAGTCTCGACGATGTTGCGGCAGCTTGTCATGCTGACCAACAGGAAATCGTCGCACGACTCGTCAAAGAACCATGCGTGACGGAAGCGTTCGCGCTTCAGACGTGCAACCGCTTCGAAGCGTACATCGTGACCGACACACCGTCGGCCGGAGGAGAAGTCCTCCAGGGGTTCGCCCCGGACGTAGCCGACCACGCTGTCGTGACGATGGGGCACGAAGAGAGCCTGCGTCACCTCTTGCGTGTTACCGCGGGACTGGAATCCATCGTCCTCGGTGAAGATCAGATAATCGGGCAGGTGCGCGAATCGTACAAGTCCGCACGATCCATCGGAGCTATCGGCCCGATGCTCGAAGAGGCACTGATGAAGGCGATTCACGTCGGCGAACGTGCTCGTACCGAGACGGCGATCAACGAGGGGGTCGTTTCGGTTGGTAGTGCCGCGGTAGCGCTTGCGGACGAACACCGCGATCTCGATGGTGCAACGGCACTCGTCGTCGGAGCGGGTGAGATGGGAACCATCGCGGCGCACGCACTGGCGGATGCAAATATCGAGACGCTCATCGTCGCCAATCGGTCGGTCGAGCGCGCTGAGACGGTTGCGGAGGAGGTCAGCATCCCCGACGCTCGTGCTGTCGGCCTGACGGCGCTTCCCGCCTGTCTCCCGCGGACTGATGTGGTCGTCACGGCGACCGGAAGCGATGGATACGTCCTCGATGCCGACCTCCTTTCGGGTTCTGACGAGACGTTGGTCGTCGATATCGCACAACCCCGCGACGTTTCGCCCGCCGTAGCCGCACTCGATGGGGTCTCCGTCCACGATATGGCCGCACTGGAGTCGGTTACGGACGAAACACGAAACCGACGACGGGCCGCCGCCGAGTCGGTCGAAACGATGGTCGACCGGGAGTTCGAAAACTTGCTCGAACAGTACAAACGAAAACGCGCTGACGAAGCTATCGCGGCGATGTATGAAGGTGCGGAACGGGTGAAGGAGCGAGAGCTCCAAACCGCACTCGCTCGACTCGACGCGAAAGGCTTGGACGACGACCAACAGGCGATCGTTGAATCCATGGCGGATGCGCTTTTGTCACAACTGCTCGCACCGCCGACCAAGAGCCTGCGCGACGCGGCAGCGAAAGACGATTGGACGACCATCAACACCGCACTGCAACTGTTCAGTCCCGAGACCGCCGAGGAACCGCCGGAGTTCGTGGCTAAGCAACTCGAATCGGCCGCGGACGACTGA
- a CDS encoding undecaprenyl diphosphate synthase family protein produces MGLYDRYLTARVRRHGADAPSHIAVVITERDLLEQGAYETLESFFDWTFDYGAERVTVYVSVLDSGAVPTLKRELESIRAPRDIAVRGPDDLTPAEAPIQVSIGLGGKSEFAQAVRAVAKDVKAGDVSVDGIDESAIESRLVFPTDPDIVIKTGAERLSDFMIWQSVYSELYFTDVNWRDFRQRDYLRAILDYKNRQRRFGR; encoded by the coding sequence GTGGGACTTTACGACCGGTACCTCACGGCACGCGTCCGCCGCCACGGAGCGGACGCACCCAGTCACATCGCCGTCGTCATCACCGAACGCGACCTGCTCGAACAGGGCGCCTACGAAACGCTCGAATCGTTCTTCGACTGGACGTTCGACTACGGCGCGGAGCGCGTCACCGTCTACGTTAGCGTGCTGGATTCCGGCGCGGTGCCGACCCTCAAACGCGAACTCGAAAGCATCCGCGCACCGCGAGACATCGCGGTGCGCGGCCCGGACGATCTCACGCCCGCCGAGGCACCGATTCAGGTGAGTATCGGACTCGGTGGGAAAAGTGAATTCGCGCAGGCGGTGCGCGCGGTTGCAAAGGACGTGAAAGCAGGAGACGTGTCGGTGGACGGAATCGACGAATCGGCCATCGAGTCGAGACTGGTGTTTCCGACCGACCCCGACATCGTCATCAAAACCGGGGCGGAACGCCTGTCGGACTTCATGATCTGGCAGTCGGTGTATTCGGAACTATACTTTACCGACGTGAACTGGCGGGATTTCCGCCAACGGGATTATCTTCGTGCAATTTTGGATTACAAGAATCGACAGCGACGGTTCGGGCGGTAG
- a CDS encoding right-handed parallel beta-helix repeat-containing protein, whose amino-acid sequence MGTPSDGTGRRAYLQAAGVALATAVAGCGGMSEPSKESVIRPYRNRFEEIIDIGELDRDSAESVDTVVNRSIRDGTLLYFPPGTYRLSNLDLSHYSNCGLVGNESTLVVPAGEQGNWIYGEPVRDLVLDGFTFDYREPTAAPVVAFSVAGGNNVLRNLTFKGSRGPYPRSGLELEVPKRSASLLVERVYMRGGSRNGNAIFTHTGHGSLKFVDCHVEHWAEGLYASPHSGPLLVSGGTYANNGIDQIRIGGGTTGARVENATVRMDDPQNSEAKPNMRGIWLEEGTNAVVDNCTIDITDLTGTYSSGGIVVETQFGSAKITNTTIRTDRSVPAINIRVPTTEYDPETMPSMKRLPSDTHVSCENVSISGTATDGTAVLLAGRNGCRFEDFSIHHPLGKRDGITIKSGRRTTISDARLRVSGVPIVTPGPMPTLRNVDLGGN is encoded by the coding sequence ATGGGGACACCGAGTGATGGGACTGGGAGACGGGCGTATCTCCAGGCAGCCGGTGTCGCGCTCGCGACGGCGGTTGCGGGGTGTGGCGGGATGTCCGAACCGAGCAAAGAGTCGGTTATCCGTCCGTACCGCAACCGATTCGAGGAGATCATCGACATCGGGGAACTGGACCGGGATAGTGCCGAATCGGTCGATACGGTCGTGAATCGGTCGATACGCGATGGAACCCTGCTCTACTTTCCCCCCGGAACGTATCGACTCTCGAACCTGGACCTCTCCCACTACTCGAACTGTGGGCTCGTGGGAAACGAGTCCACGCTCGTCGTTCCGGCGGGAGAGCAGGGAAACTGGATTTACGGGGAACCGGTTCGAGACCTCGTGCTCGATGGGTTCACCTTCGACTATCGGGAACCCACGGCGGCCCCCGTCGTCGCTTTCTCGGTTGCCGGGGGGAACAACGTCCTTCGGAATCTGACGTTCAAGGGGAGTCGTGGTCCGTACCCACGGAGCGGTCTCGAACTCGAAGTTCCAAAGCGGTCCGCATCACTGCTCGTCGAACGAGTCTACATGCGAGGTGGGTCGCGGAATGGAAACGCGATCTTCACGCATACAGGCCATGGATCGCTGAAATTCGTCGATTGTCACGTGGAACATTGGGCGGAGGGTCTCTATGCATCCCCGCACTCCGGCCCACTCCTGGTCAGCGGCGGGACCTACGCGAACAACGGTATCGACCAGATACGAATCGGTGGCGGAACGACCGGAGCACGGGTGGAAAACGCGACCGTTCGTATGGACGACCCACAGAACTCGGAAGCGAAACCGAACATGCGTGGGATTTGGTTGGAGGAAGGGACGAACGCAGTCGTGGACAACTGCACCATCGACATCACGGACTTGACCGGGACGTACAGCTCGGGCGGCATCGTGGTCGAAACGCAGTTCGGAAGCGCGAAAATCACGAATACGACGATTCGAACGGATCGCAGCGTACCGGCCATCAACATTCGCGTGCCGACGACCGAGTATGACCCGGAAACGATGCCGAGCATGAAACGTCTTCCATCGGACACTCACGTCAGTTGCGAGAACGTCTCGATTTCCGGAACCGCGACGGACGGAACCGCCGTCCTTCTCGCAGGACGGAACGGCTGTAGATTCGAGGATTTCTCGATTCACCACCCGCTCGGCAAGCGGGATGGAATCACCATAAAGAGCGGGCGACGGACGACGATCAGCGACGCTCGCTTGCGTGTGAGTGGCGTCCCGATCGTCACGCCCGGCCCGATGCCGACACTGCGAAACGTGGATCTGGGTGGGAACTAA
- the lwrS gene encoding LWR-salt protein — protein sequence MNARYVFAVRFRLDPTASGLSLEPREFETRLSRRADPPGTDGWLFFRDNLWRGEIGDDRHFRDLTSDALGVSVTSVEYRAFETDEEYYDALKEEIGEQLAEFKADTVSEVISKYLGSSVEVKY from the coding sequence ATGAACGCCCGGTACGTCTTCGCGGTTCGATTCCGCCTCGACCCGACCGCTTCCGGTCTCTCGCTCGAACCTCGGGAGTTCGAGACGCGCCTGTCACGACGGGCCGACCCACCGGGGACCGATGGGTGGCTGTTTTTCCGCGACAACCTCTGGCGCGGTGAAATCGGCGACGATCGGCATTTTCGCGACCTGACGAGCGACGCGCTCGGCGTTTCGGTGACGAGTGTGGAGTACCGCGCCTTCGAAACTGACGAGGAGTATTACGATGCCCTCAAGGAGGAAATCGGGGAGCAGTTGGCGGAGTTCAAGGCCGATACGGTGTCAGAGGTGATCTCGAAATACCTCGGTAGTTCCGTCGAGGTGAAGTATTAG
- the uppS gene encoding polyprenyl diphosphate synthase gives MLTRARRQLETAYERHLRRSISGAPTHVAVIQDGNRRYATKQGEEASDGHREGAKTTERVLDWCEDIGVEELTLYTFSTENFDRPKDQRESLFDLLEDKLYEFADAERVHESGVCIRAIGDVPELPPRVRDAIDYAEGQTRDYDNFVLNIALAYGGRNELLGAARDVAREVETGDLSPDDINVETIEARLYDRPLRDVDLIIRTGGDERTSNFLPWHANGNEAAVFFCTPYWPEFSKIDFLRAVRTYESREQSFHQAKVQRALALVRAVGGVELDEARSIIRTFREYVPDGVSMDELESGEEQNSG, from the coding sequence ATGTTGACGCGGGCCCGGCGACAGTTGGAGACTGCCTACGAACGACATTTGCGGCGGAGTATTTCGGGCGCACCGACCCACGTCGCGGTCATTCAGGACGGAAATCGACGGTACGCGACGAAACAGGGCGAGGAAGCCTCCGACGGCCATCGGGAGGGTGCAAAAACGACCGAGCGCGTCCTCGACTGGTGTGAGGATATCGGCGTCGAAGAGCTAACGCTGTACACCTTCTCGACCGAGAATTTCGACCGTCCGAAGGACCAACGCGAATCCCTGTTCGACCTGTTGGAGGACAAGCTGTACGAGTTCGCCGACGCGGAACGCGTCCACGAGAGCGGCGTCTGCATCCGGGCAATCGGTGACGTCCCTGAACTGCCGCCGCGCGTTCGGGATGCCATCGACTACGCCGAAGGACAAACCCGCGACTACGACAATTTCGTCCTCAACATCGCGCTAGCCTACGGCGGCAGGAACGAACTCCTCGGCGCGGCCCGAGACGTGGCCCGTGAAGTCGAAACGGGTGACCTCTCCCCGGACGACATCAACGTCGAAACCATCGAAGCGCGACTCTACGACCGCCCGCTCCGCGACGTGGACCTCATCATCCGAACCGGCGGCGACGAACGAACGAGCAACTTCCTCCCGTGGCACGCCAACGGCAACGAGGCCGCCGTCTTCTTCTGTACGCCCTACTGGCCCGAGTTCTCGAAGATCGACTTCCTGCGCGCAGTTCGAACCTACGAATCCCGCGAGCAATCGTTCCACCAGGCGAAAGTCCAGCGCGCGCTGGCACTCGTACGGGCGGTGGGTGGCGTGGAGTTGGACGAAGCGCGCTCGATTATCCGGACGTTCCGCGAATACGTGCCGGATGGAGTATCGATGGACGAATTGGAGAGCGGCGAGGAACAAAATTCTGGGTAG
- a CDS encoding cold-shock protein: MAKGTVDFFNETGGYGFIDAEDEDEDVFFHMEDVGGPDLEEGQEVEFDIEQADKGPRATNVTRL, from the coding sequence ATGGCGAAAGGTACGGTTGACTTCTTCAACGAGACCGGTGGTTACGGATTTATTGACGCAGAGGACGAAGACGAAGACGTGTTCTTCCACATGGAAGACGTCGGCGGCCCAGACCTCGAAGAGGGCCAAGAAGTCGAATTCGACATCGAACAGGCCGACAAAGGTCCACGCGCGACCAACGTCACGCGCCTGTAA
- a CDS encoding DUF5778 family protein: MDRVIDDDLYRRTKRLLEPGEIALNGAIVHTDLGSDADIEMHQACVDIGDVIAENAGLDASDTYVYSGTDDTDFASNQHQGLTLSDDEFVWECQQLLRDGSFDVVFYYEATADQQGILDGIQDLGFEVTGVEG; the protein is encoded by the coding sequence ATGGATCGCGTCATCGACGACGACCTTTATCGGCGCACGAAACGACTCCTCGAACCTGGCGAGATAGCGCTCAATGGAGCCATCGTCCACACTGACCTCGGAAGTGACGCGGACATCGAGATGCATCAGGCGTGTGTAGACATCGGCGACGTGATCGCGGAAAACGCGGGCCTCGACGCTAGCGACACGTACGTCTACTCCGGCACCGACGACACGGATTTCGCGTCGAATCAGCATCAGGGTCTGACGCTCTCGGACGACGAATTCGTCTGGGAGTGTCAGCAGTTGCTCCGCGACGGATCGTTCGACGTGGTGTTTTATTACGAAGCAACTGCCGATCAGCAGGGCATTCTGGATGGAATCCAAGATCTCGGGTTCGAGGTGACTGGCGTCGAAGGGTGA
- a CDS encoding 4a-hydroxytetrahydrobiopterin dehydratase, with translation MASLLSDDEIQTRLPNGWEREADEIVRSYEFDDYLDGVAFASEIGEISEEEFHHPEIIIGYEEVEVRLTSHEAGGITDKDVEMAERFDDVR, from the coding sequence ATGGCAAGCCTACTTTCCGACGACGAGATTCAGACTCGACTACCGAACGGTTGGGAACGCGAGGCCGACGAAATCGTCCGTAGCTACGAGTTCGACGATTATCTCGATGGTGTCGCGTTCGCCTCCGAAATCGGTGAAATATCGGAAGAGGAGTTTCACCATCCGGAGATCATCATCGGATACGAGGAGGTAGAAGTTCGACTGACCAGCCACGAAGCGGGTGGGATTACGGACAAAGACGTGGAGATGGCCGAGCGGTTCGACGACGTGCGCTGA